The following DNA comes from Rosa rugosa chromosome 5, drRosRugo1.1, whole genome shotgun sequence.
CCTAAGCACTGCATATGCGTGTAAATTGTAAGTATATTTATCTTAGTCTTTCACATGGTCTATGGACAGGTTCTGGCACAATTCACAGAGATGACCAGTAGATATACACAAGAAATGCAAGAGGTGAAACTCTTCAGAACTTTTTCCTTAACTCTGTTCAAGAATGGTGTCACATAGTACATTCAGCTAACCAGCGTTtgctctttctttctctctatctTGGTTTTCTTCTTCAGATTGATGAGCTTCTCAAGCAGAGGAATGAAATACATGCCTCATATACAAAGGCTCCTCCAATAAAGCGGAGTTCAAGTAGGAGTAGAAATAGGGGTCATTCTAAGGAGGACAAAGAAGATGCTCCAGTGAGAGAGAAGAAATCTTCATTCAGAGATCGaactaagaagaagaaatggttcAACATTCACTTAAAGGTTGACAAAAGAAAACCTTGCTGACACAGTAAGTCGCGACATTTTCTATTTACATTGCAGTCTTTCCATATTGACTTGTAGGTTAGTTTTGCTTTAAGATTCAGCTCCATGTGCTACAGAGAAGTCCAGTCAGGCGTAAAATACCCAATTTTTGGTTGTGGTGGTTTGGCATCCATTGAAGCAAAGTACAAGGCTGAGGTTTTGGTACACCAGTGTTAAACAATGACTACAACGGAGCTAGATGATTTGGCTTCGTTACTTTGGCATGGCAAAGTTTACAACAGCTCATTGTTATTGTAAAATTCTTTATTTATTGTAATGCCCCTTGTTATTCTTTTTTGATCAAGTATGCTGCATTTTTATCCACTTGTTCCTTTACCTCCCCGCATTTGTATTGATCTGTATATGTAAATTAGAAGAATTTATCTGAAGAACCATGAAGTTTTTTCGATCTGCTCGGTTCTTACTTCTTTTGCATGAAAACTCAATTGTCTTACCGTAGATTTTCTCGAAAGGTCATTACCCACAATTGCTTGCAAGATTAGGAGCTAGCTATCTTCAATATACATTTTGTTTCTCTAAACCTTACAATAAAAGTAATTACATGTCCATGACCTTAAACACCATCTCTGTAATGTCTCTGCATTTTCTCGTTCTTCCCTATGTTTTGAGATTGTTGAAGGCATCACATCTCCGCCGGACCTCACCCTTCCTTCCCGTCTTAACATTATAAAGGCTAACCTTCTCCATAGCGCGAGAAAAATCGTCGAACCACCTGGTCTGGTTCGCCGCGTAGAGGTCGACGAGCGGCCTCGTCCTCCTGTCCACCGCCATGGCCTGGTCGGAAGGCAACAACCCTAGCCCCCTCTGCAAGTTTCTAAAGTACATGTTGTCGAACTTGCCAGGTGTCATGACGTCGTTGAAGGCCGACATCTGCGGGTCCTGGGTGTAGTTGGCGCAGAGCTTCCTGAGCCCCTCGGCGAAGTGGGGGTTGTACGACGGGTCGTACTTGGAGGTAGGGCTGAACTTGAAGAGCCTATTACTGAACTCCTTGCAGTGGGAGAATCCGATGGTGTGGGACCCAGCGAGGGCGACCATTTCCTGGACGTTGAGTCTCCGACCGGCGAAGAGGTTGATGATCTGGGACAAGGACATGTTGGCCCTGGCGAGGTTACCTTCGACGGCTTCGGCTCTTGAGACGAAGCCGTCTTTGCGGCCGAAGCGGACGGGGTAGTAGGGCCCGCCGACCATGTTGATGAGGTTGCGGGTGGCGGCGACGAGGATGTCGGCGCAGGAAACGATGCCAGGGCACGTGAGCTCGAGGTTGGTCTTGATACGGGTGATGACGTCGAAGCCGTCGCCGGCGAGGGAGAGGTTGATGTCGGAGTCGCGCTCGGCTTTGTTGAAGGCGTTGGAGGCAATGAGAATGGAGGCGTCGCAGCCCTCGACCATGCAGTCGTGGAAAAAGAGGCGGAGggtggcggcggcggtggtgggGTAGGCGAGCTGCTTGTCGGTGACGACTTGACGGACGATTTTTTCGAAGTCGGGACATGTTTTGTCGTAGTAGTTTGGGGTGAGGCGGGAGTGTGTTTGGGTTAGGAAGGAGAATATAAGAGAGAATAGGAGGAGGGAATGAAATGCCATGGTTTGTGAGAGaatagggagagagagagagagagagaggtggtggtggaactttgttatttttttgggtTTGTGGGTGAGTGAAGGTAAGCAAGAATGGCGGGTTGTGCAGTGGAAGAGAGGATTTACAGGAGGGAAAGGGATGGCTGGGGAGGAGACTCTGTTTCACATGGCCTTTGTGGCCTCGGCCTTCTCATTTTTGGTATGGTACCCGATATGGTGGGCTAGTAATTTTTGGGCCAAAGATATGGATTTCCATCGAGCCCAAGGAAAAGAGTGCATCCCAACAACACTGTTTCTGTTCATACCAGAAGTGGTACTCTTTTTACACACAAAATTATGATGACTTCTGGTTTTCACTTAATTTGTGTGTTTAGACTTTAGAGGCATGAACAGAGTTATGCCCGCATATATCCCATGGAAATTTCTACCAATATATATGATGTATCCATAATCCTAATGTTAGAGAGCTTCATAATAttagaatttttttctttttcttttta
Coding sequences within:
- the LOC133710178 gene encoding peroxidase 6-like; this encodes MAFHSLLLFSLIFSFLTQTHSRLTPNYYDKTCPDFEKIVRQVVTDKQLAYPTTAAATLRLFFHDCMVEGCDASILIASNAFNKAERDSDINLSLAGDGFDVITRIKTNLELTCPGIVSCADILVAATRNLINMVGGPYYPVRFGRKDGFVSRAEAVEGNLARANMSLSQIINLFAGRRLNVQEMVALAGSHTIGFSHCKEFSNRLFKFSPTSKYDPSYNPHFAEGLRKLCANYTQDPQMSAFNDVMTPGKFDNMYFRNLQRGLGLLPSDQAMAVDRRTRPLVDLYAANQTRWFDDFSRAMEKVSLYNVKTGRKGEVRRRCDAFNNLKT